One genomic region from Terriglobus aquaticus encodes:
- a CDS encoding TonB-dependent receptor, whose amino-acid sequence MALTMPLYAQEYRGTLSGTVTDPSGAAVPGASVTAKSGEQTYVVKTDGSGRFVIPYAQPNTYMISVTADGFATAQFPNVTLQVSGTVDVPVKLSVSAAANEVTVSTEQFNLATTDASGGTVIDPEKVQNLPLNGRQVYQLLQLTPGVVFTQTQFGAGGFSGNRGWDTNNAYSINGQPGSTNQFLLNGGPISIQSGGPSGTWTIAPSVDAVQEVKVMTTTFDAQYGRAGGGIINTIIKNGTPHVHGTAYDFWENSAFEANTYQSNQVNEAKSFHNRHQFGGTVGGPLWRGSKAFGFFSFEGWREVLPAPVVTQVPTADMLPNGSAGGGVNLTNYLAAVGKTNGIFDPATNYCAVPSNTAGGCATYGRLQFPNNTIPASRISAIGVKVLQLFPAPNRPGYLSNYVFNGKDRYTYNMPIGRFDYDFSDRTKFYALVAFWSGQEYRNGNGFTGPAIQGNINNQRSDWTGVIDVTHAFSNSIVSDVRLSYNRYSNPSPDGAVAAGLANLSPADLGLTMPAIPTTSRSLAPEFSFGDNYNTVVGNTVGATIFETYDLGPSITQTIRNHSLHYGGEVSLYHDVTGSAGQPNGTFGFSTQFTQNNYTVGNKDGSAIASALLGLPASGSVQWQNGPYESYNYWGLFLQDNWKVSSKLAINAGIRYDEERSPRERHNRLLAGVDFDATNPLTNMITYPAGGVLPNGAHIANPIKGAVRYASDNTPAYLNNTGFWQPKLGFSFAPNNAIVFHGGYTLSKAFGIELGGASPFSQTTPYNYSVDNGRTPNTFFRNGNPFPNGAQAPAGTSNGALALTGNGLQFDAQDRKIPIVQQWTLGAQMQMPLNIVFNLDYFGAHTYHLRASKQLNGLSPADIARGQADNSYLDQQVANPFYGVLPNTTFLGQNQTVAARYLMVPYPQYGGDLYEYTNPQGYSNYNSLQVKAEKRLSGNGSRLGGVSVLASFTFSKLMSATGFLNNNANGITDPYPFYGVDSQDRPWNVSVSGLYNLPFGRGAAFLNNDNRFLDAAIGGWQFDWILSDYAGLPIAFPNGSNYNCGTYQITAAKKSYTSYLNNSNPGCFTNFSEYTAVTQAPLTTAVRTPNAPQEAFGLEKKFVITEGVRFQFKAEAFNATNTPIFGGPDTGNVNQAITPTGKGLPGAPGSYSGYGTVGSTQQNFPRQYQFSGKILF is encoded by the coding sequence GTGGCACTCACAATGCCCCTGTACGCGCAGGAATATCGCGGCACCCTCTCCGGCACCGTGACCGATCCGTCCGGAGCGGCGGTGCCCGGAGCGTCGGTCACGGCCAAGAGCGGCGAGCAGACCTATGTGGTGAAGACCGACGGGTCGGGCCGTTTCGTGATCCCCTACGCGCAGCCCAACACGTACATGATCAGCGTGACCGCCGATGGGTTTGCGACGGCTCAATTCCCGAATGTGACGCTGCAGGTTTCGGGCACGGTCGATGTGCCGGTGAAGCTGTCGGTGAGCGCGGCCGCGAATGAGGTGACGGTATCGACCGAGCAGTTCAACCTGGCAACTACGGATGCGTCCGGTGGCACGGTGATCGATCCGGAAAAGGTGCAGAACCTGCCGCTGAATGGACGCCAGGTCTACCAATTGCTGCAACTGACGCCCGGCGTGGTGTTCACGCAGACCCAGTTTGGAGCGGGTGGCTTCTCCGGCAACCGCGGATGGGACACGAATAACGCTTACTCGATCAATGGCCAGCCAGGTTCAACGAACCAGTTCCTGCTGAACGGGGGACCCATCTCGATCCAGAGCGGCGGGCCCTCGGGCACATGGACGATTGCGCCATCGGTGGATGCCGTTCAGGAAGTGAAGGTGATGACCACTACCTTTGACGCGCAGTACGGGCGCGCGGGCGGCGGCATCATCAACACGATCATCAAGAACGGAACGCCCCACGTTCACGGGACCGCCTACGACTTCTGGGAAAACTCCGCCTTCGAGGCGAACACGTACCAGTCCAACCAGGTGAACGAGGCCAAGAGCTTCCACAACCGGCACCAGTTCGGTGGCACGGTCGGTGGTCCGCTGTGGCGCGGCAGCAAGGCGTTCGGCTTCTTCAGCTTTGAAGGCTGGCGCGAGGTGCTGCCCGCACCGGTGGTCACGCAGGTTCCCACGGCCGACATGCTGCCCAATGGCAGCGCGGGCGGTGGTGTGAACCTGACGAACTATCTGGCCGCGGTGGGCAAGACCAACGGCATCTTCGATCCGGCGACGAACTATTGCGCGGTTCCCAGCAACACGGCCGGCGGTTGCGCGACGTACGGCCGCCTGCAGTTCCCGAACAACACCATTCCCGCCAGCCGCATTAGCGCGATTGGTGTGAAGGTGCTGCAACTGTTCCCGGCGCCGAACCGGCCGGGCTACCTGTCGAACTACGTGTTCAACGGCAAGGACCGCTACACCTACAACATGCCCATCGGTCGCTTCGATTACGACTTCAGCGACCGCACCAAGTTCTACGCGCTGGTGGCGTTCTGGAGCGGGCAGGAGTACCGCAACGGCAACGGCTTCACCGGCCCGGCGATCCAGGGCAACATCAATAACCAGCGATCCGACTGGACGGGCGTGATCGACGTGACGCACGCCTTCAGCAACTCGATCGTGAGCGACGTCCGCCTTTCGTACAATCGCTACAGCAACCCGTCGCCCGACGGAGCGGTCGCTGCGGGACTGGCAAACCTGTCACCCGCGGACCTGGGCCTGACGATGCCGGCGATTCCAACCACCAGCCGGTCGCTGGCGCCGGAGTTCAGCTTTGGCGACAACTACAACACGGTCGTCGGCAACACGGTAGGGGCGACGATCTTTGAAACGTACGACCTGGGACCGTCGATTACCCAGACGATTCGAAACCATTCGCTGCACTATGGTGGCGAGGTGTCGCTGTACCACGACGTGACAGGCAGCGCCGGGCAGCCGAATGGAACGTTTGGCTTCTCCACGCAGTTCACGCAGAACAACTACACGGTGGGGAACAAGGACGGTTCGGCGATTGCATCGGCGCTGCTGGGTTTGCCGGCCAGCGGCAGCGTGCAGTGGCAGAACGGACCGTACGAGAGCTACAACTACTGGGGCCTCTTCCTGCAGGACAACTGGAAGGTGTCGAGCAAGCTGGCGATCAATGCCGGCATCCGGTACGACGAGGAGCGGTCTCCGCGGGAGCGGCATAACCGTCTGCTGGCCGGCGTGGACTTCGACGCGACCAATCCTCTGACCAACATGATCACGTACCCGGCGGGCGGCGTCTTGCCGAACGGCGCACACATTGCGAACCCGATCAAAGGCGCGGTGCGTTACGCGTCCGACAACACGCCGGCGTACCTGAACAACACGGGCTTCTGGCAGCCGAAGCTTGGCTTCTCATTTGCTCCGAACAACGCGATCGTCTTCCACGGCGGATACACGCTGAGCAAGGCGTTCGGCATTGAACTGGGCGGCGCGTCGCCGTTCAGCCAGACGACGCCGTACAACTACTCGGTCGACAACGGTCGCACGCCCAACACGTTCTTCCGGAACGGTAATCCTTTCCCCAACGGAGCACAGGCGCCCGCCGGAACCAGCAACGGCGCGCTGGCACTGACGGGCAACGGCCTGCAGTTCGACGCGCAGGATCGCAAGATCCCCATCGTGCAGCAGTGGACGCTGGGTGCGCAGATGCAGATGCCGCTCAACATCGTGTTCAACCTGGACTACTTCGGAGCGCACACCTATCACCTGCGCGCGTCGAAGCAGTTGAACGGCCTGAGCCCGGCTGACATTGCGCGTGGACAGGCGGACAACTCCTACCTGGATCAGCAGGTGGCGAACCCGTTCTATGGCGTACTGCCGAACACTACCTTCCTGGGGCAGAACCAGACCGTGGCGGCGCGCTACCTGATGGTGCCGTATCCGCAGTATGGCGGCGACCTGTACGAGTACACGAACCCGCAGGGATACAGCAATTACAACTCGCTGCAGGTGAAAGCAGAGAAGCGGTTGAGCGGCAACGGATCGCGGCTGGGCGGAGTGAGTGTGCTGGCGTCGTTCACCTTTTCGAAGCTGATGTCTGCTACTGGGTTCCTGAACAACAACGCGAATGGCATCACCGATCCGTATCCGTTCTATGGCGTCGACAGCCAGGACCGGCCGTGGAATGTGTCCGTCAGCGGGTTGTACAACCTGCCGTTCGGCCGTGGTGCTGCGTTCCTGAACAATGACAATCGCTTTCTGGACGCGGCGATCGGAGGCTGGCAGTTTGATTGGATCCTCAGCGACTACGCCGGTCTGCCGATCGCATTTCCGAACGGCTCCAACTACAACTGCGGAACGTACCAGATCACCGCGGCGAAGAAGAGCTACACCAGCTACCTGAACAACAGCAATCCCGGCTGCTTCACCAACTTCAGCGAGTACACCGCGGTAACGCAGGCACCGCTGACCACGGCGGTACGCACGCCGAACGCACCCCAGGAGGCGTTTGGCCTGGAGAAGAAGTTCGTCATCACGGAAGGCGTGCGGTTCCAGTTCAAGGCCGAGGCCTTCAACGCGACGAACACCCCCATCTTCGGCGGACCGGATACCGGCAATGTGAACCAGGCGATTACGCCGACGGGCAAGGGCCTGCCGGGAGCGCCGGGCTCGTACTCCGGATACGGCACCGTTGGATCGACGCAGCAGAACTTCCCGAGGCAATACCAGTTCTCGGGCAAGATCCTGTTCTAG
- the accD gene encoding acetyl-CoA carboxylase, carboxyltransferase subunit beta, producing MSWFKRQSSPIAPDSHTTDERSVRTEGLWVKCPSCGKAIFRAQLDETQQTCPYCAYHFKLDARSRIAALLEPGYQLVDLELRSTDPLDFCDLKPYKRRLAEAQKKTGLNDAIVNAIGKLGEHDVVISAMEYGFIGGSMGAVVGETIARAVDRARESRHPLIIVSASGGARMMEGIASLMQLAKVSAALGRLADARVPYISLMTDPTTGGVTASFAMLGDLNIAEPGALIGFAGPRVIEQTIRQKLPEGFQRSEFLLQHGFLDAVVPRRDLKPWLDQALTWLGTPAKS from the coding sequence ATGAGCTGGTTCAAGCGGCAAAGCAGCCCCATCGCGCCCGATTCGCACACCACTGACGAGCGTTCCGTCCGCACTGAAGGCCTTTGGGTCAAGTGCCCCTCCTGTGGCAAAGCCATCTTTCGCGCGCAGCTCGACGAGACGCAGCAGACCTGCCCCTACTGCGCTTACCACTTCAAGCTGGACGCCCGCAGCCGTATCGCTGCCCTACTGGAGCCCGGCTACCAGCTCGTCGACCTCGAACTCCGCTCCACTGATCCGCTCGACTTCTGCGACCTGAAGCCCTACAAGCGCCGCCTGGCCGAAGCGCAAAAGAAGACCGGCCTGAACGACGCCATCGTTAACGCGATCGGCAAGCTGGGCGAGCACGACGTTGTGATCTCCGCCATGGAATACGGCTTTATCGGCGGATCGATGGGCGCCGTGGTCGGTGAGACCATCGCTCGCGCCGTGGACCGCGCCCGCGAGTCCCGTCACCCGCTCATCATCGTCTCGGCCTCCGGCGGAGCCCGCATGATGGAGGGCATTGCCTCGCTCATGCAGCTCGCCAAGGTATCGGCCGCGCTGGGCCGCCTCGCTGATGCCCGCGTCCCCTACATCAGCCTGATGACCGACCCCACCACCGGTGGCGTCACCGCCTCGTTCGCCATGCTGGGCGATCTGAACATCGCCGAACCCGGCGCCCTCATCGGCTTTGCCGGGCCGCGCGTCATCGAGCAGACCATCCGCCAGAAACTCCCCGAGGGCTTCCAGCGCTCGGAGTTCCTGCTGCAGCACGGCTTTCTGGACGCCGTCGTTCCCCGCCGCGACCTGAAGCCCTGGCTCGACCAGGCGCTCACCTGGCTCGGCACCCCGGCGAAGTCTTAG